The following are from one region of the Paenalkalicoccus suaedae genome:
- a CDS encoding sulfite exporter TauE/SafE family protein, producing MEWIILALVGFIAAIVGSLLGLGGGILIVPALLLIDQLSVEMTPQLAVGTSLLIMIFTGLSSTIAYKAQGKVDIRSGLLFFIGSGPGAIAGVLINRRLDIDGFFLAFGIFIIALSIILTFKDKVKPLPIRQERIKLHVDDTGVTHQYGLTPSIAIVLSFFVGMLSGLFGVGGGSIMVPAMILLFAFPPHLAVGTSMFLVFLSALTSATSHVLLEQIVYLYALVLIPTAWIGAKVGAAINRRMNSVLLVRIFQLFLLIIGLRMIANGF from the coding sequence ATGGAATGGATTATACTAGCGTTAGTAGGTTTTATTGCTGCGATAGTTGGTAGTCTGCTTGGGCTTGGCGGTGGAATACTAATTGTTCCAGCTTTATTATTGATTGATCAGCTTTCGGTCGAAATGACGCCACAGCTTGCGGTCGGAACATCACTACTTATTATGATATTTACAGGACTATCATCCACAATTGCTTACAAAGCGCAGGGAAAAGTCGATATAAGAAGTGGACTACTCTTTTTTATTGGGAGCGGACCTGGAGCTATTGCTGGCGTCCTCATCAATAGGCGATTAGATATAGATGGTTTCTTTCTAGCCTTCGGGATCTTTATCATAGCTTTATCTATCATTTTGACATTCAAAGATAAGGTGAAGCCTTTACCTATAAGGCAGGAACGGATAAAGCTTCACGTAGATGATACCGGAGTTACCCACCAATACGGTCTCACCCCGTCGATTGCTATTGTTCTATCCTTTTTTGTCGGGATGCTATCAGGTCTATTCGGAGTTGGCGGTGGCTCGATTATGGTCCCTGCAATGATTTTATTATTTGCGTTCCCACCTCATTTAGCGGTCGGGACATCGATGTTTTTAGTTTTCTTATCGGCTTTAACAAGTGCAACATCACACGTGTTACTTGAGCAAATTGTCTATTTATACGCACTCGTGTTGATTCCAACTGCTTGGATTGGTGCGAAGGTGGGAGCGGCGATTAATCGTCGCATGAATAGTGTTCTGCTTGTTAGGATTTTTCAGCTGTTTTTACTTATAATCGGACTACGCATGATCGCAAACGGATTCTAG
- a CDS encoding DUF72 domain-containing protein: MIQIGVTGWGDHDSLYEGVPARLKLEAYASYFPLVELDSSFYAIPAEASIKKWIAETPSRFKFVAKAYQGMTGHQRGDIPFDSKEEMIDAYIKAFRPLMEANKLAFVLCQFPPWFDCQTKNVRYLRWLREQLRDFPCALEFRHHSWYSEAFMQKTMDYMREDDWIHSICDEPQIGERSVPFVAITTSKEWAFVRLHGRNKAAWQKPTNGQSWREVRYLYDYSHEELEDLAEKITSISKEVKQTAVVFNNNSGGHAASNAQSFISMLTITYDGLAPRQLNLFDE; this comes from the coding sequence ATGATACAGATTGGAGTAACGGGCTGGGGAGATCACGATAGCCTGTATGAGGGAGTTCCAGCAAGACTAAAGCTCGAAGCATATGCAAGCTATTTTCCTTTAGTGGAATTGGATTCCTCCTTTTATGCTATTCCAGCAGAGGCCTCTATTAAGAAGTGGATAGCGGAGACACCGTCACGGTTTAAATTTGTTGCAAAAGCGTATCAAGGAATGACAGGGCACCAGCGTGGAGACATACCTTTTGATTCAAAAGAAGAGATGATAGATGCGTATATAAAAGCCTTTCGTCCTCTAATGGAGGCGAATAAGCTAGCGTTCGTTCTCTGCCAGTTCCCACCGTGGTTTGACTGTCAGACTAAAAACGTCCGCTACTTACGCTGGCTTCGTGAGCAATTGCGTGATTTCCCCTGTGCGCTAGAGTTTAGGCATCATTCTTGGTATAGTGAGGCGTTTATGCAAAAGACGATGGACTACATGCGCGAGGATGACTGGATTCACAGTATTTGTGATGAGCCGCAAATTGGGGAAAGGTCAGTTCCTTTTGTTGCAATTACAACTTCTAAAGAGTGGGCGTTTGTTCGGCTTCATGGTCGCAACAAAGCGGCTTGGCAAAAACCGACCAATGGTCAAAGTTGGCGAGAAGTGAGATACTTATATGACTACTCTCATGAGGAGCTTGAAGATCTAGCTGAGAAAATCACCTCTATTAGTAAGGAAGTAAAGCAAACGGCAGTCGTTTTTAATAATAACTCTGGTGGACACGCGGCTTCTAATGCGCAGTCTTTTATTTCCATGCTAACTATTACATACGATGGATTGGCACCACGTCAGCTAAATTTATTTGATGAATAG
- a CDS encoding manganese catalase family protein: MFFHVKELQYEAKVTRPDPVFAKMLQEVLGGQWGEISVAMQYMFQGFNVRGNKRYRDLLMDIGTEEIAHIEILATLIARLLDNTSLKEQEHAYHADPAVAAIMGGMNPQHAIVSGLGAMPADSVGNRWTADYIIASGNLLADFRANLTAESQGRLQVSRLYEITDDPLVKDTLSFLIARDTAHQNQWIAAIRELEEVEQDVVVPTTFPREWSKQEVAYDFYNTSRGQADADGPWANGIAPDGRGQFRYVQQPHPYGPKPVLPPAPEDVYDTPPIVEPEE, translated from the coding sequence GTGTTTTTTCATGTTAAAGAATTGCAGTACGAGGCAAAGGTAACAAGGCCAGATCCTGTGTTTGCGAAGATGCTCCAAGAGGTGTTAGGAGGTCAATGGGGAGAAATCTCTGTAGCCATGCAATATATGTTTCAAGGATTTAATGTGCGAGGGAACAAACGTTACCGAGATTTATTAATGGATATTGGTACCGAGGAAATAGCACACATTGAAATCCTCGCAACCTTGATTGCACGTTTATTAGACAATACATCGTTAAAAGAGCAAGAGCATGCTTATCATGCGGATCCAGCCGTTGCAGCAATTATGGGTGGTATGAATCCGCAGCATGCGATTGTGTCCGGACTTGGTGCCATGCCGGCCGATAGCGTTGGTAACAGATGGACGGCAGACTATATTATAGCTAGCGGAAATCTACTAGCAGACTTTAGAGCAAACTTAACCGCTGAGTCACAGGGTCGACTTCAAGTGTCTAGACTTTATGAAATAACCGACGATCCTTTAGTAAAAGATACGCTTAGCTTCCTTATAGCGCGAGATACTGCACACCAAAATCAATGGATTGCAGCGATTCGTGAGCTAGAAGAGGTGGAGCAAGACGTTGTTGTTCCTACTACCTTTCCTCGTGAATGGTCCAAACAAGAAGTGGCGTATGATTTCTATAATACTTCTAGAGGTCAAGCTGATGCAGATGGTCCATGGGCAAACGGCATAGCTCCTGATGGGCGCGGACAATTTCGTTACGTGCAACAGCCGCATCCATATGGACCTAAACCAGTCCTGCCGCCTGCGCCTGAAGATGTTTATGATACGCCGCCTATTGTGGAGCCTGAAGAGTAA
- the sufB gene encoding Fe-S cluster assembly protein SufB, with product MAKKMPEISEYQYGFSDKDVSIFRSKKGLTREIVEEISRMKEEPQWMLDFRLKSLEQFYKMPMPQWGGNLAELNFDEITYYVKPSERSERSWDEVPEEIKNTFDKLGIPEAEQKYLAGVSAQYESEVVYHNMKEELTEQGIIFKDTDTALKENEDIFRKHFGTVIPPTDNKFAALNSAVWSGGSFIYIPKGIKTDTPLQAYFRINSENMGQFERTLIIADEDSSVHYVEGCTAPVYTTNSLHSAVVEIIVKKDAYCRYTTIQNWAPNVFNLVTKRAVAEENATMEWVDGNIGSKLTMKYPAVVMKGRGARGNVLSIAIAGKGQHQDAGAKMHHLAPDCSSSIVSKSISKHGGKVTYRGIVHFGRRSERSKSNIECDTLIMDNQSTSDTIPYNEILNNDITLEHEATVSKVSEEQLFYLMSRGISEQEATEMIVMGFIEPFTKELPMEYAVEMNRLIKFEMEGSIG from the coding sequence ATGGCTAAAAAAATGCCAGAAATCAGTGAATACCAATACGGTTTTTCTGATAAAGACGTGTCGATTTTCCGCTCAAAGAAGGGCTTGACTCGTGAAATCGTGGAAGAGATCTCTCGAATGAAGGAAGAGCCACAGTGGATGCTTGATTTCCGCTTAAAATCTTTAGAGCAATTTTATAAAATGCCTATGCCTCAATGGGGTGGGAACTTAGCAGAACTAAACTTTGACGAAATTACGTACTACGTAAAGCCGTCTGAGCGCTCAGAGCGTTCGTGGGATGAAGTACCAGAAGAAATCAAAAATACATTTGATAAGCTTGGTATCCCAGAAGCAGAGCAAAAGTATCTTGCAGGGGTTTCTGCACAGTATGAGTCAGAGGTTGTGTATCACAACATGAAAGAAGAGCTAACAGAGCAAGGTATCATCTTTAAGGATACAGATACAGCTCTTAAGGAAAATGAAGACATTTTCCGTAAGCACTTCGGTACAGTCATTCCTCCAACTGACAACAAGTTTGCAGCGTTAAACTCTGCAGTATGGTCTGGTGGATCATTCATCTACATTCCAAAAGGAATCAAGACGGATACACCACTTCAGGCATATTTCCGAATTAACTCGGAGAACATGGGTCAGTTCGAGCGTACGCTTATCATTGCTGACGAAGACAGCTCCGTGCATTACGTAGAAGGCTGTACAGCTCCTGTTTACACAACGAACTCTCTACACAGTGCGGTAGTTGAGATCATTGTTAAAAAGGATGCATACTGCCGTTATACGACGATCCAAAACTGGGCGCCTAACGTATTTAACCTCGTTACAAAGCGTGCGGTTGCGGAAGAAAATGCAACAATGGAGTGGGTTGATGGTAACATCGGCTCGAAGCTTACAATGAAGTATCCAGCAGTAGTGATGAAGGGCCGCGGAGCACGTGGTAACGTTCTTTCTATCGCCATCGCTGGTAAAGGGCAGCACCAGGATGCTGGAGCTAAAATGCACCATTTAGCACCTGATTGCTCATCTAGTATCGTATCGAAGTCTATCTCGAAGCATGGTGGTAAAGTAACATACCGTGGTATCGTTCACTTCGGACGTCGCTCAGAGCGCTCTAAGTCCAACATCGAGTGTGATACACTCATCATGGATAATCAGTCTACTTCTGATACAATTCCATACAATGAGATCCTAAATAACGATATTACGCTAGAGCACGAAGCGACAGTATCGAAGGTATCTGAGGAGCAATTATTCTACCTCATGAGCCGTGGTATCTCAGAGCAGGAAGCAACAGAAATGATCGTAATGGGCTTCATCGAGCCATTCACGAAGGAGCTTCCAATGGAGTATGCAGTAGAGATGAACCGTCTGATTAAATTTGAAATGGAGGGAAGCATCGGGTAA
- the sufU gene encoding Fe-S cluster assembly sulfur transfer protein SufU produces the protein MSSANQLDTLYRQVIMDHYKNPRNRGELEGDTLTVDMNNPTCGDRIQLQMRVEDGKIAEAKFNGEGCSISMSSASMMTQAVKGLSTDDALRMSSLFSDMMLGKEIDTDGLDLGDIEALSGVAKFPARIKCATLAWKAMEQGIDEKQ, from the coding sequence ATGTCTTCAGCTAATCAATTAGATACACTTTATCGCCAGGTAATTATGGATCATTACAAAAATCCACGTAATCGTGGAGAGCTTGAAGGCGACACGCTAACGGTGGATATGAATAACCCGACGTGTGGCGACCGAATTCAGCTACAGATGAGAGTCGAAGACGGTAAAATCGCTGAAGCGAAGTTTAATGGAGAAGGCTGTTCGATCAGCATGTCCTCCGCGTCCATGATGACACAAGCGGTAAAGGGACTCTCCACTGACGATGCGCTTCGCATGTCGTCACTCTTTTCAGATATGATGCTTGGCAAAGAAATTGATACAGACGGATTAGACTTGGGTGATATTGAAGCTCTATCAGGCGTAGCGAAGTTCCCAGCCCGAATCAAGTGTGCGACACTTGCTTGGAAGGCAATGGAGCAAGGTATTGATGAAAAACAGTGA